A genomic window from Hyla sarda isolate aHylSar1 chromosome 8, aHylSar1.hap1, whole genome shotgun sequence includes:
- the LOC130285332 gene encoding olfactory receptor 2D3-like encodes MRSALLTPDKPWLQIQASHLTRHLLGCCALSTTPDDICSTTSTIPKLLNMILSGNNTISFTQCFTQTFFFLLAASAEDILLFIMALTSYVKIIKVILKIQSTDGKKKAFSTCSSHLAVIILYYATGASMYMIPPSKYSHAIEQIATILCTAVTPMLNPLIYSLRNKEVKKGLRKEGRRKAFSTCSSHLIVMVIYYSTGGSHVMSSFYHTGDLLNQILSMFYTTIVPTINPLVCSLRNNEIKKALQRLWKAK; translated from the exons ATGAG ATCAGCGCTGCTGACACCGGACAAGCCATGGCTGCAGATCCAAGCATCACATTTAACCAGACATCTTCTggggtgttgtgctcttagcacaacccCAGATG ACATTTGCTCCACAACATCTACAATTCCTAAACTTCTGAACATGATCCTATCTGGGAATAACACAATATCCTTCACACAGTGTTTTACACAGACATTTTTCTTCTTATTGGCCGCTAGTGCAGAAGACATCCTGTTATTCATTATGGC TTTGACATCTTACGTCAAGATCATTAAAGTTATCTTAAAGATTCAGTCAACAGATGGAAAGAAAAAAGCCTTCTCCACCTGCTCCTCCCATCTTGCCGTCATCATTCTCTACTACGCAACCGGAGCTTCCATGTACATGATTCCTCCCTCTAAGTATTCCCATGCTATAGAACAGATTGCCACTATCCTGTGTACAGCAGTCACGCCAATGTTGAACCCTCTGATATACAGCCTACGGAACAAAGAAGTTAAGAAAGGCTTGCGGAA GGAAGGGAGAAGAAAAGCCTTCTCCACCTGTTCTTCCCACCTTATTGTCATGGTGATCTACTACTCTACAGGAGGATCACACGTCATGTCCTCCTTCTACCACACAGGAGATCTTCTTAACCAAATCTTGTCCATGTTCTACACTACGATTGTCCCCACAATAAATCCACTTGTTTGTAGTCTACGTAACAATGAAATCAAGAAAGCTCTTCAGAGATTGTGGAAGGCAAAATAG